In Streptomyces chartreusis NRRL 3882, the following are encoded in one genomic region:
- a CDS encoding LysR substrate-binding domain-containing protein: MYDPSHLRTFLSVAQTLSFTQAARRLGLRQSTVSQHVRRLEDATGRTLFSRDTHSVELTEDGEAMLGFARRILEVHEQATAFFTGTRLRGRLRFGASEDFVLTRLPEILEGFRHDHPEVDLELTVELSGTLHEQLAAGKLDLVLAKRRPEDPRGELVRHDSLVWIGAERLRLDPDRPVPLIVYPPPGITRALALEALERQGREWRVVCTSGSLNGLVAAARAGLGVMAHSRGLIPPGLVRVPDRAGLPELGQVDFVVVHGRRRSSAQGAADALAAAILAGGDRLNRSDEIRLRGADTRDDRTPHARSLAP, from the coding sequence ATGTACGACCCGTCCCATCTGCGCACCTTCCTGTCGGTGGCACAGACGCTGAGCTTCACGCAGGCCGCCCGCCGGCTCGGGCTGCGGCAGTCCACCGTCAGCCAGCACGTGCGGCGGCTGGAGGACGCCACGGGGCGGACGCTGTTCTCCCGGGACACGCACTCGGTGGAGCTCACGGAGGACGGCGAGGCCATGCTCGGGTTCGCGCGCCGGATCCTGGAGGTGCACGAGCAGGCGACGGCGTTCTTCACGGGCACCCGGCTGCGCGGCCGGCTGCGCTTCGGCGCGTCGGAGGACTTCGTGCTGACCCGGCTGCCGGAGATCCTCGAGGGCTTCCGGCACGACCACCCGGAGGTCGACCTGGAGCTGACGGTCGAGCTGTCGGGCACGCTGCACGAGCAGCTCGCCGCCGGGAAGCTGGACCTCGTCCTGGCCAAGCGGCGCCCCGAGGACCCGCGCGGCGAGCTGGTCCGGCACGACAGCCTGGTGTGGATCGGCGCGGAGCGCCTCCGGCTCGACCCGGACCGGCCCGTGCCGCTCATCGTCTATCCGCCGCCGGGCATCACCCGCGCGCTCGCCCTGGAGGCACTGGAGCGACAGGGCCGCGAATGGCGCGTGGTGTGCACGAGCGGCAGCCTCAACGGCCTCGTCGCGGCGGCCCGGGCGGGGCTCGGGGTGATGGCCCACTCCCGCGGCCTCATCCCGCCGGGCCTGGTCCGGGTCCCGGACCGGGCGGGGCTGCCGGAGCTGGGGCAGGTCGACTTCGTCGTGGTCCACGGCCGGCGGCGCTCCTCCGCCCAGGGCGCGGCGGATGCCCTGGCCGCGGCGATCCTGGCTGGCGGCGACCGGCTGAACCGGAGTGACGAAATCCGCCTCCGGGGCGCTGACACAAGAGACGACCGGACGCCGCACGCGAGGAGCCTCGCGCCGTAA
- a CDS encoding AMP-dependent synthetase/ligase: protein MREFTNPPLALAPPVGGLADVVFQHAREDPLHIALGRKDESGQWRDVTSAEFRDEVLALAKGLLASGIRFGDRVAIMSRTRYEWTLFDYALWTIGAQVVPVYPTSSAEQCFWMLYDAEVTAAVVEHEDHAMTIATVIDRLPQLRRLWQLDSGAVHELYDAGAHLDDEVVHRHRQAVTPDSVATIIYTSGTTGRPKGCVITHGNFMYEADTVIERWEPVFHSKRGDEAATLLFLPLAHVFGRMVQVAGIRGKVKFGHQPQLNAAALLPDLAAFRPTFFLAVPYIFEKVFNAARRKAEKEGRSGPFEKAVDIAIKYADAMEAKAWGTGPGPSAGLRMQHQLFDKLVYAKIRAAMGGRIKHAMSGGSAMDRRLGLFFAGAGVHIYEGYGLTESTAAATANPPGRTRFGTVGQPIPGMTVHIADDGEIWLHGQNVFQGYLNNPKATDETLHDGWLATGDLGALDEDGYLTITGRKKEILVTSGGKSVSPGVLEERVRDHPLVNQCIVVGNDRPYIAALVTLDQEAVEHWLTMRGKPRMSAAELVRDADLETEVRRAVVAANTLVSQAESIRTFRILAQPFTEEHGLLTPSLKLKRKAIEKAYENEVEALYRA, encoded by the coding sequence TTGCGCGAGTTCACCAACCCTCCGTTGGCGTTGGCACCTCCGGTGGGCGGTCTGGCCGACGTGGTCTTCCAGCATGCCCGGGAGGACCCGCTGCACATCGCGCTGGGCCGCAAGGACGAGTCCGGGCAGTGGCGGGACGTCACCAGCGCCGAGTTCCGCGACGAGGTGCTCGCCCTGGCCAAAGGCCTGCTGGCGAGCGGCATCCGGTTCGGCGACCGGGTCGCGATCATGTCCCGCACGCGCTACGAGTGGACCCTGTTCGACTACGCGCTGTGGACGATCGGCGCCCAGGTCGTGCCGGTCTACCCGACGTCCTCGGCCGAGCAGTGCTTCTGGATGCTGTACGACGCCGAGGTGACGGCCGCGGTCGTGGAGCACGAGGACCACGCGATGACGATCGCGACCGTCATCGACCGGCTGCCCCAGCTGCGCCGCCTGTGGCAGCTCGACTCCGGCGCCGTGCACGAGCTGTACGACGCCGGCGCGCACCTCGACGACGAGGTGGTGCACCGCCACCGGCAGGCCGTCACCCCCGACTCGGTCGCCACGATCATCTACACCTCGGGCACCACCGGCCGCCCCAAGGGCTGTGTCATCACGCACGGCAACTTCATGTACGAGGCGGACACCGTCATCGAGCGCTGGGAGCCGGTGTTCCACTCCAAGCGGGGCGACGAGGCCGCCACCCTGCTGTTCCTGCCGCTCGCCCACGTCTTCGGGCGGATGGTCCAGGTCGCCGGGATCCGCGGCAAGGTGAAGTTCGGCCATCAGCCGCAGCTGAACGCGGCGGCCCTGCTGCCCGACCTGGCCGCGTTCAGGCCGACGTTCTTCCTGGCCGTGCCGTACATCTTCGAGAAGGTGTTCAACGCGGCCCGCCGCAAGGCCGAGAAGGAGGGGCGCTCCGGCCCGTTCGAGAAGGCCGTCGACATCGCCATCAAGTACGCGGACGCGATGGAGGCGAAGGCCTGGGGCACCGGCCCCGGCCCGTCCGCCGGCCTGCGCATGCAGCACCAGTTGTTCGACAAGCTCGTCTACGCCAAGATCCGCGCCGCGATGGGCGGCCGTATCAAGCACGCCATGTCGGGCGGCTCGGCGATGGACCGGCGGCTCGGCCTGTTCTTCGCCGGGGCGGGCGTGCACATCTACGAGGGCTACGGCCTGACCGAGTCCACGGCCGCCGCGACCGCCAACCCGCCCGGACGCACCCGGTTCGGCACCGTCGGGCAGCCCATTCCCGGCATGACCGTGCACATCGCGGACGACGGCGAGATCTGGCTGCACGGCCAGAACGTCTTCCAGGGGTACCTCAACAACCCCAAGGCGACCGACGAGACCCTGCACGACGGCTGGCTGGCCACCGGCGACCTAGGCGCGCTCGACGAGGACGGCTACCTCACCATCACCGGCCGCAAGAAGGAGATCCTGGTCACATCGGGCGGCAAGAGTGTTTCGCCCGGTGTGCTGGAGGAACGCGTCCGTGACCATCCGCTGGTCAACCAGTGCATCGTCGTCGGCAACGACCGCCCGTACATCGCGGCCCTCGTGACCCTCGACCAGGAGGCCGTGGAGCACTGGCTGACGATGCGGGGCAAGCCGCGGATGTCCGCGGCGGAGCTGGTGCGCGACGCGGACCTGGAGACGGAGGTGCGACGCGCGGTGGTCGCGGCCAACACCCTTGTCTCGCAGGCCGAGTCGATCCGCACCTTCCGCATCCTGGCGCAGCCGTTCACCGAGGAGCACGGGCTGCTGACCCCGTCCCTGAAGCTGAAGCGGAAGGCGATCGAGAAGGCGTACGAGAACGAGGTCGAGGCACTGTACCGGGCATGA
- a CDS encoding aldo/keto reductase, producing the protein MGGTPDHKPKDRELVSKVPPIILNNGVEMPQLGFGVWQVPDDEAESAVATALEAGYRSIDTAAIYGNEEGTGKAITASGLPREELFVTTKLWNADQGYDSTLRAFDTSLEKLGLDFVDLYLIHWPLPARGTYVDTYKAFEKLHADGRIRAIGVSNFLPEHLERLIGETSVIPAVNQIELHPHLQQSAAREYHAEQGIATEAWSPLGQGKGLLEVPAIVAIARKHNRTPAQVVLRWHIQLGNVVIPKSVTPARIKENIEVFDFSLDTEDLAAISALNENRRLGPDPATFDGA; encoded by the coding sequence ATGGGAGGCACACCTGACCACAAACCGAAGGATCGAGAGCTCGTGAGCAAGGTCCCCCCGATCATCCTGAACAACGGCGTCGAGATGCCCCAGCTGGGCTTCGGTGTCTGGCAGGTGCCGGACGACGAGGCCGAGTCGGCCGTCGCGACGGCGCTGGAGGCCGGGTACCGCAGCATCGACACAGCGGCGATCTACGGCAACGAGGAGGGCACCGGCAAGGCCATCACCGCGTCCGGTCTCCCCCGCGAGGAGCTCTTCGTCACCACGAAGCTGTGGAACGCCGACCAGGGGTACGACTCCACGCTGCGCGCCTTCGACACGTCGCTGGAGAAGCTCGGCCTGGACTTCGTCGACCTCTACCTGATCCACTGGCCGCTGCCGGCCCGGGGTACCTACGTCGACACGTACAAGGCGTTCGAGAAGCTGCACGCCGACGGCCGGATCCGGGCCATCGGTGTCTCCAACTTCCTTCCCGAGCACCTGGAGCGGCTGATCGGCGAGACGTCGGTCATCCCGGCCGTGAACCAGATCGAGCTGCACCCGCACCTCCAGCAGAGCGCCGCCCGCGAGTATCACGCGGAGCAGGGCATCGCCACGGAGGCCTGGTCGCCGCTCGGCCAGGGCAAGGGCCTGCTGGAGGTCCCGGCGATCGTGGCCATCGCCCGGAAGCACAACCGGACTCCGGCCCAGGTCGTCCTGCGCTGGCACATCCAGCTGGGCAACGTGGTCATCCCGAAGTCCGTGACGCCGGCGCGGATCAAGGAGAACATCGAGGTCTTCGACTTCAGCCTGGACACCGAGGACCTGGCGGCCATCAGCGCCCTCAACGAGAACCGCCGTTTGGGCCCGGACCCGGCGACGTTCGACGGCGCCTGA
- a CDS encoding class I SAM-dependent methyltransferase, with amino-acid sequence MAHDHDHNHESRHGHGHHHGPTDIDWAEMGPRLESQAELFASLYERAMAWLAQEVTEPGLIVDAGSGPGVVSCLFAETFPGARIVAVDGSEPLLERARARAGRLGVADRFATIAGELPDVLDELDYPADLLWASRSLHHLGDQRAALTAFAARLAPGGTLALMEGGLPPRFLPRDIGIGRPGLQARIDAVEAEWFTRMRAELPGHVAVAEDWPALLAAAGLKHTRTHTFLLDLPAPASDRARAYVVASLSHLRERLTDGLDADDLATLDRLLDPDDEASLHRRPDVFVLEAHTVHTAVRAG; translated from the coding sequence ATGGCGCACGACCACGACCACAACCACGAGTCCCGGCACGGCCACGGACATCACCACGGCCCCACGGACATCGACTGGGCCGAGATGGGCCCGAGGCTGGAGTCCCAGGCGGAGCTGTTCGCGTCCCTGTACGAGCGGGCCATGGCCTGGCTGGCGCAGGAGGTGACCGAGCCGGGCCTGATCGTCGACGCGGGCAGCGGGCCGGGCGTCGTGTCCTGCCTGTTCGCCGAGACGTTCCCGGGCGCGCGGATCGTCGCGGTGGACGGCTCCGAGCCGCTGCTGGAGCGGGCGCGGGCCCGGGCCGGGCGGCTGGGGGTCGCCGACCGCTTCGCAACGATCGCCGGCGAACTCCCGGACGTGCTCGACGAGCTGGACTACCCTGCCGACCTGCTCTGGGCGAGCCGCAGTCTGCACCACCTGGGCGACCAGCGGGCCGCCCTCACCGCCTTCGCCGCGCGGCTGGCCCCCGGCGGCACCCTCGCGCTCATGGAGGGCGGACTGCCCCCGCGGTTCCTGCCGCGCGACATCGGCATCGGCAGGCCCGGGCTCCAGGCGCGGATCGACGCGGTGGAGGCGGAGTGGTTCACACGGATGCGTGCGGAGCTGCCGGGCCATGTCGCGGTGGCGGAGGACTGGCCGGCTCTGCTGGCCGCCGCGGGCCTGAAGCACACCCGGACGCACACCTTCCTGCTCGACCTCCCCGCCCCCGCCTCGGACCGGGCCCGTGCCTATGTCGTGGCGTCCCTGTCGCACCTGCGGGAGCGGCTGACGGACGGGCTCGACGCGGACGACCTCGCGACCCTCGACCGGCTCCTCGACCCCGACGACGAGGCGAGCCTGCACCGTCGCCCGGACGTGTTCGTCCTGGAGGCCCACACGGTGCACACGGCGGTCCGGGCGGGGTAG
- a CDS encoding glycoside hydrolase family 6 protein, whose amino-acid sequence MSRTRTALLAAMALVAGATGTAFAVDPGGIGTAAVPCTVDYKIQNQWSTGFTAAVTITNNSAAKSSWSLKWSYAGNQKVTSGWNAKISQSGADVTAANESYNAQLATGGSVSFGFQGSYTGSNAIPATFTLDGVTCNVDGGPGGPTDPPDPGGPANRVNNPYEGAKVYVNPEWSAKAAAEPGGSRVSNQPTGVWLDRIAAINGAGGKMGLRAHLDEALRQKGSGELVVQLVIYNLPGRDCSALASNGELGPTEIDRYKTEYIDPIKAILADSKYSSLRIVTTVEIDSLPNLVTNTGSRPTAVPQCDVMKANGNYVKGVGYALNKLGDVPNVYNYVDAGHHGWIGWDDNFGPTATIMKEAATAEGATVNDVHGFITNTANYSALKENNFTINDTVAGKSVRESKWVDWNRYVDELSYAQAFRNQLVSAGFNSNIGMLIDTSRNGWGGTARPTGPGATTSVDTYVDGGRYDRRLNTGNWCNQAGAGLGERPQAAPAAGIDAYVWMKPPGESDGASKAIPNDEGKGFDRMCDPTYTGNPRNNYNMSGALPDAPLSGHWFSAQFRQLMQNAYPPLS is encoded by the coding sequence ATGAGCCGTACGAGAACAGCGTTACTGGCCGCCATGGCCCTGGTGGCCGGAGCCACCGGCACGGCGTTCGCCGTCGACCCGGGCGGCATCGGCACCGCCGCCGTCCCCTGCACCGTCGACTACAAGATCCAGAACCAGTGGAGCACCGGCTTCACCGCCGCCGTGACCATCACCAACAACAGCGCCGCCAAGTCCTCGTGGTCGCTGAAGTGGTCGTACGCCGGCAACCAGAAGGTCACCAGCGGCTGGAACGCCAAGATCAGCCAGAGCGGTGCCGACGTCACCGCGGCCAACGAGAGCTACAACGCCCAGCTCGCGACGGGCGGTTCGGTCAGCTTCGGCTTCCAGGGTTCCTACACCGGCAGCAACGCGATCCCGGCCACCTTCACCCTCGACGGCGTGACCTGCAACGTCGACGGCGGCCCCGGCGGCCCCACGGATCCGCCGGACCCGGGCGGCCCCGCCAACCGGGTGAACAACCCCTACGAGGGCGCCAAGGTGTACGTGAACCCGGAGTGGTCCGCGAAGGCCGCGGCCGAGCCGGGCGGCAGCCGGGTCTCCAACCAGCCGACCGGTGTGTGGCTGGACCGGATCGCCGCGATCAACGGCGCGGGCGGCAAGATGGGCCTGCGCGCTCACCTCGACGAGGCGCTGCGCCAGAAGGGCTCCGGCGAACTCGTCGTCCAACTCGTCATCTACAACCTGCCGGGCCGGGACTGCTCCGCCCTCGCCTCCAACGGCGAGCTCGGGCCGACGGAGATCGACCGGTACAAGACGGAGTACATCGACCCGATCAAGGCGATCCTCGCCGACTCGAAGTACTCCTCGCTGCGGATCGTCACCACGGTCGAGATCGACTCGCTGCCGAACCTCGTCACCAACACCGGCAGCCGCCCGACGGCCGTCCCGCAGTGCGACGTGATGAAGGCCAACGGCAACTACGTCAAGGGCGTCGGCTACGCGCTCAACAAGCTCGGCGACGTGCCCAACGTCTACAACTACGTCGACGCCGGGCACCACGGCTGGATCGGCTGGGACGACAACTTCGGCCCCACCGCCACCATCATGAAGGAGGCGGCGACCGCCGAGGGCGCCACGGTGAACGACGTCCACGGCTTCATCACGAACACGGCGAACTACAGCGCCCTGAAGGAGAACAACTTCACCATCAACGACACCGTGGCCGGCAAGTCCGTCCGCGAGTCGAAATGGGTCGACTGGAACCGCTACGTCGACGAGCTGTCCTACGCCCAGGCCTTCCGCAACCAGCTGGTCTCGGCGGGCTTCAACTCGAACATCGGCATGCTGATCGACACCTCCCGCAACGGCTGGGGCGGCACCGCACGGCCCACCGGACCGGGCGCGACGACGAGCGTCGACACGTACGTCGACGGCGGGCGATACGACCGTCGCCTCAACACCGGCAACTGGTGCAACCAGGCCGGAGCCGGTCTCGGCGAGCGCCCGCAGGCCGCCCCTGCGGCGGGGATCGACGCGTACGTGTGGATGAAGCCGCCGGGTGAGTCCGACGGGGCGAGCAAGGCCATCCCGAACGACGAGGGCAAGGGCTTCGACCGCATGTGCGACCCGACCTACACGGGCAACCCGCGTAACAACTACAACATGTCCGGTGCCCTGCCGGACGCGCCGCTGTCCGGGCACTGGTTCTCCGCCCAGTTCCGGCAGCTGATGCAGAACGCGTACCCGCCGCTCTCGTGA
- a CDS encoding glycoside hydrolase family 48 protein, whose amino-acid sequence MHPPPRRRRAVRRLWTAALAALALPLTMLSSGSTSAQAAALQCSVDYKTNDWGSGFTADLTLTNRGTDAIDGWTLTYAYSGNQKLGNGWNGTWSQSGQNITVKNAAHNARVAAGAAVSTGAQFSYSGTNTAPTSFSVNGTPCTGAHQPPIAVLTSPAAGAVYTQGEAVPLAATAAAADNATISKVEFYDDTKLLGTDTSAPYALSVSNLTVGSHSLVAKAYDSMGASADSTPVGITVAAGPTVVASPLQLGVQSGKSGTYEVKLSKQPASNVTVTSARASGNSGLSVTGGASLTFTPQNWNTAQKVTVTAAGSGSGSAVFESTAPGHAKASVTVTQLAAAKVYDARFLELYGKITNPANGYFSPEGIPYHSVETLIVEAPDHGHETTSEAYSYLLWLQAMYGKVTGDWSKFNGAWELMEKYMIPTKADQPTNSFYNASKPATYAPELDTPNEYPAKLDTGVSVGRDPIAAELKSAYGTDDVYGMHWLQDVDNVYGYGNAPGKCEAGPSDTGPSYINTFQRGAQESVWETVPQPTCDAFKFGGKNGYLDLFTGDASYAKQWKFTNAPDADARAVQAAYWADLWAKEQGKGGQVSGTVAKAAKMGDYLRYSMYDKYFKKVGNCVGPSTCPAGTGKDASFYLMSWYYAWGGATDTNAGWAWRIGSSHAHGGYQNPLAAYALANYAPLKPKSATGAADWAKSMDRQLEFYRWLQSDEGAIAGGATNSWAGRYATPPAGKSTFYGMYYDEKPVYHDPPSNQWFGFQAWSMERVAELYQQTGNAQAKTVLDKWVDWALSKTTFNPDGTFRIPSTLQWSGQPDTWNASSPGSNSGLHVTVADYTNDVGVAAAYAKTLAYYADRSGDTEAAAAAKKLLDGMWANHQDDLGIAVPENRADYNRFDDSVYIPSGWTGTMPNGDAINSSSTFDSIRSFYEDDPAWSKIESYLAGGAVPSFTYHRFWAQADIALAMGSYAELLE is encoded by the coding sequence ATGCATCCCCCACCCCGGAGACGGAGAGCCGTGCGGCGTCTGTGGACCGCCGCGCTCGCAGCTCTCGCGCTTCCGTTGACGATGCTCTCCTCAGGGTCGACTTCCGCGCAGGCGGCCGCACTTCAGTGCAGTGTCGATTACAAGACGAACGACTGGGGCTCCGGCTTCACCGCGGACCTCACCCTCACCAACCGCGGCACGGACGCCATCGACGGCTGGACGCTGACCTACGCCTACTCCGGCAACCAGAAGCTGGGGAACGGCTGGAACGGCACGTGGTCGCAGTCCGGCCAGAACATCACCGTCAAGAACGCCGCCCACAACGCGCGGGTCGCCGCGGGCGCCGCCGTCTCCACCGGCGCCCAGTTCTCCTACAGCGGCACCAACACCGCGCCGACCTCCTTCTCCGTCAACGGCACCCCCTGCACGGGCGCCCACCAGCCGCCGATCGCCGTGCTGACCAGCCCGGCCGCCGGCGCCGTCTACACCCAGGGCGAGGCGGTCCCGCTGGCGGCCACCGCGGCCGCCGCGGACAACGCCACGATCAGCAAGGTGGAGTTCTACGACGACACCAAGCTGCTGGGCACGGACACGAGCGCGCCCTATGCGCTGTCGGTCTCGAACTTGACCGTGGGCAGTCATTCTCTGGTGGCGAAGGCCTACGACAGCATGGGCGCCTCCGCCGACTCCACCCCGGTCGGCATCACGGTCGCCGCCGGCCCCACCGTCGTCGCCTCGCCGCTCCAACTCGGCGTGCAGTCCGGCAAGTCGGGCACGTACGAGGTGAAGCTGTCCAAGCAGCCGGCCTCCAACGTGACGGTGACGTCGGCCCGCGCGAGCGGCAACTCGGGCCTGTCGGTCACGGGCGGCGCCTCACTCACCTTCACGCCGCAGAACTGGAACACCGCACAGAAGGTGACCGTCACGGCGGCGGGCTCCGGTAGCGGTTCCGCCGTGTTCGAGTCGACGGCCCCGGGCCACGCCAAGGCCTCGGTCACCGTCACCCAGCTGGCGGCGGCCAAGGTGTACGACGCCCGCTTCCTGGAGCTCTACGGGAAGATCACCAACCCGGCGAACGGTTACTTCTCCCCCGAGGGCATTCCCTACCACTCGGTCGAGACGCTGATCGTCGAGGCGCCGGACCACGGTCACGAGACCACCTCGGAGGCGTACAGCTACCTCCTGTGGCTCCAGGCCATGTACGGCAAGGTGACCGGCGACTGGTCCAAGTTCAACGGGGCGTGGGAGCTCATGGAGAAGTACATGATCCCCACCAAGGCCGACCAGCCGACCAACTCCTTCTACAACGCCTCGAAGCCGGCGACCTACGCGCCCGAGCTGGACACGCCGAACGAGTACCCGGCCAAGCTCGACACCGGTGTCTCGGTCGGCCGGGACCCGATCGCGGCCGAGCTGAAGAGCGCATACGGCACGGACGACGTCTACGGCATGCACTGGCTGCAGGACGTGGACAACGTCTACGGCTACGGCAACGCGCCCGGCAAGTGCGAGGCGGGCCCCTCGGACACCGGCCCGTCGTACATCAACACCTTCCAGCGCGGCGCGCAGGAGTCGGTGTGGGAGACGGTGCCGCAGCCGACCTGTGACGCCTTCAAGTTCGGCGGCAAGAACGGCTATCTGGACCTGTTCACCGGTGACGCCTCCTACGCCAAGCAGTGGAAGTTCACCAACGCGCCGGACGCCGACGCGCGGGCCGTGCAGGCCGCCTACTGGGCGGACCTGTGGGCCAAGGAGCAGGGCAAGGGCGGGCAGGTCTCCGGGACCGTCGCCAAGGCGGCCAAGATGGGCGACTACCTGCGCTACTCGATGTACGACAAGTACTTCAAGAAGGTCGGCAACTGCGTCGGTCCCTCGACCTGCCCGGCGGGCACCGGCAAGGACGCCTCGTTCTACCTGATGTCCTGGTACTACGCCTGGGGCGGCGCCACCGACACCAACGCCGGCTGGGCCTGGCGCATCGGCTCCAGCCACGCCCACGGCGGCTACCAGAACCCGCTGGCCGCGTACGCGCTCGCCAACTACGCCCCGCTGAAGCCCAAGTCGGCGACGGGCGCGGCCGACTGGGCCAAGTCCATGGACCGGCAGCTGGAGTTCTACCGCTGGCTGCAGTCGGACGAGGGCGCCATCGCGGGCGGCGCGACCAACAGCTGGGCGGGCCGGTACGCGACCCCGCCCGCCGGGAAGTCGACGTTCTACGGCATGTACTACGACGAGAAGCCCGTGTACCACGACCCGCCGTCCAACCAGTGGTTCGGCTTCCAGGCGTGGTCCATGGAGCGGGTCGCCGAGCTGTACCAGCAGACGGGGAACGCGCAGGCCAAGACGGTCCTCGACAAGTGGGTCGACTGGGCGCTGTCCAAGACCACGTTCAACCCGGACGGCACGTTCAGGATCCCGTCGACGCTCCAGTGGTCGGGCCAGCCCGACACCTGGAACGCCTCCAGCCCCGGCTCCAACAGCGGGCTGCACGTCACCGTCGCCGACTACACCAACGACGTCGGTGTGGCGGCCGCGTACGCCAAGACCCTGGCGTACTACGCCGACCGCTCCGGTGACACGGAGGCCGCGGCGGCGGCGAAGAAGCTGCTGGACGGTATGTGGGCCAACCACCAGGACGATCTCGGGATCGCCGTCCCGGAGAACCGCGCGGACTACAACCGGTTCGACGACTCGGTGTACATCCCGAGCGGCTGGACGGGCACGATGCCGAACGGTGACGCGATCAACTCGTCGTCGACGTTCGACTCGATCCGGTCCTTCTACGAGGACGATCCCGCCTGGTCGAAGATCGAGAGTTATCTCGCGGGCGGTGCGGTGCCCTCGTTCACGTATCACCGGTTCTGGGCTCAGGCGGATATCGCCTTGGCCATGGGCTCGTACGCGGAGCTTCTCGAATAA